The genomic segment AAGATTGACAGCTACACCCTGTACGCCATGGGTGAGACAGGTAACATCCACACAGCTCAGTGTAATGTCACCGCTCAGGTAGACACCTTAAACAAGCAGAAACACATTGAACTTCAACCAACTGAACTGAACTCTTATTGTGAAAAGCCTCAATTAGTCTGACAGGAGAGGAAGCTGGAAATTaagtacttcctgtttgatgattgattttatttgtacatttttgagAAGCTAcattcaacacaaacaacaaaaaagaaaattaataacagaaaattaaacacacacacacacacacacacacacacacacacacacacacaacactaaCTTTTGATCATGTTTTTACAATTATATAatctttattgtgtttctaaaataatatattattgatgtttttaacgtttctttgaaagtgtttttaagataaaacaTTTCTAACAATGGTTTTGTAATACCGTATTTttactttatatatatttatatgataATGTTCATGCCTTCTTGAGAATGTGTCTGATACCTCGTGATACCAGAGACACTACGAGAGTGCTGTTcatcttcagcagcagctcacagaGCTCACACGTCTTCTCATGAATATTCTGGTTGTATCATAGCTTTGACATATTTATTATTGCAGGTGGAATTTATGATTACATTTACTTGTCTTATAAATCAGTGTAAGCTCTTAGGGATTTGAACACTAACTGTGCAGAGGTATGTTATTTATGGACCAAAATGTAAGCATATCTTTTTATCCTTGAAACTGAAAGTCCTGCCATCACAAAAGTAAACATGAACCAGACGTGTTCATTGGCCCTCTAATGTACATTATAGAATACATATCATTCAAACAGACCAGACTGCATTCTCTAGTGCACAGCAGCATCTAGTGGACAccagaggaactgcagctgctgctgaagctgctgATTGGTTGGTGGGGAGTgactctgtctttttctcccaGGTAAACTAGTGGTGTTGGTGCTGGTGGAGAAAAGGCCATGTGACAAAAGTCTGAGGTAAGATTCCAACATTCAACAGTAGCCAGGTAAACAAAAACTATGACATCATGTGTGATGCGTTTCCTGTTACCTGCTCAGGTATAAAACTCTCCTGGAGAAAGTGGCTGCAGATTACAGAGAGACCTACAGCAGGTCagagcctgtctgtctgtctgtctgtctgtctgtctgtctgtctgtctgtatgtttgtctgtctgtctgtctgtctgtatgtttgtctgtctgtctgtctgactgcctgcctgtctgtctgtctgtctgtctgtctgtatgtctgtctgtttgtgtgtctgactgcctgtctgtgtctctgtctgtgtgtctgtgtgtctgtctgtctgtctgtctgtctgactgtctgtctgtgtctctgtctgtgtgtctgactgcctgtctgtgtgtctgtctgtgtgtctgtctgtgtgtctgtgtgtgtgtctgtctgtctgtctgtctgtctgtctgtctgtctgtgtctctgtctgtgtgtctgactgtctgtctgtgtctctgtctgtgtgtctgtgtgtctgactgtctgtctgtgtctctgtctgtgtctgtgtgtgtgtctgtctgtctgtctgtctgtctgtctgtgtctctgtctgtctgtctgtctgtgtgtgtgtgtgtgtgtgtgtgtgtgtgtgtgtgtgtgtgtgtgtgtgtgtgtgtgtgtgtgtgtgtgtgtgtgtgtgtctgtctgtctgtctgcgtgtctgtctgtctgactgactgcctctctgtctgtctgtctgactgcctctctgtctgtctgtctgtctgtctgtctattcCAGGTCCTTCTATTTTGGTTTCATGGAGGACTCTAATTACATTAATGGACTTGTGATGGAGTAAGTTTGAGAACCGACTCACTAACATCTCTAGTCACTAACATCTCTAGTCACTAACATCTCTAATCACTAACATCTCTAGTCACTAACATCTCTAGTCACTAACATCTCTAGTCACTAACATCTCTAGTCACTAACATCTCTAATTACTAACATCTCTAATCACTGACATCTCTAATCACTGACATCTCTAATCACTGACATCTCTAATCACTAACATCTCTAATCACTGACATCTCTAATCACTGACATCTCTAGTCACTGACATCTCTAATCACTAACATCTCTAGTCACTAACATCTCTAGTCACTAACATCTCTAGTCACTAACATCATAGTCATAGACGTGGTCAGAGACTCTCATTGGCTCAGGTAAGATgactgattgtgtttgtgtttcttgccATCAGTGATGTCATTGTTCCCTCCTTCGTCGTTGTAAATCTGTCCAATGACGGATACTTCCTGCCACTTGTCGCTGTGGAAACAGAGCGTCACCTGCTGGACTTCTTGGACGGGGTTCTGGACGGCAGCGTCCAGGTGAGTGAGGACGCGTTTGTAGGagacttttattctgaaattcTAAAAGGTGAATGTGTGAACTATTTCCTAACAGGCTCTGGGAGGAAACAGCGTTTATCAACGCATCAGACGAGCTGTTCATGGTGTTAAGACCACACTGCAGGTGAGTCTcattacttcctgtttcctgtttcctctcagtGATGTCTGACTCTCGTCCTGTCTTTGGTGCAGCCTGTGTTCACACAGGCGCCGCTGCTGGTCTGCGTCCTGGTGGGCATTCTGCTCACCCTCCCCGCCGTCTTCTGCTACCTGTGCCTGAAGAAACGACCCACCATTTGTGAAGACGAAGACGATGGCGACGGTGCGCTGTTAGCTCCAGCAGTCCAGCGCCACATAAACAAAAAGTCTGACTGAAGAataaggaggaagagaggaagtgatcaagaataaaagatggcATCATGTTGgtgtgaaatgaaatgaaaacagtttgaaTCATCAGCTCTGAATTAAAATAACTTAAAGTCAATTCCAGTAAAAGTCTGTTTTGTTGATGATGTTTAAGCTTCAGGCTAGAGAAACATGATGCAGCCAAACAGCAGGGGGAGCTCATGCTCCTGTCACTGCCATTTtcacaccacagaagaagagggggaCAGGCGCCAGTGTCCAGTGCTGAAAAAATatctaatgtaaaaaaaactgcagttcctccagtgtccactagagtctgtctcctgcagtgagtcagtcctcatagagccccatgttaaaatgtctaactttacagctgcagttcctccagtgtccactagagtctgtctcctgcagtgagtcagtctccatagagctctatgttaaaatgtctaactttacagctgcagttcctccagtgtccactagagtctgtctcctgcagtgagtcagtccccatagagccccatgttaaaatgtctaactttacagctgcagttcctccagtgtccactagagtctgtctcctgcagtgagtcagtctccatagagctctatgttaaaatgtctaactttacagctgcagttcctccagtgtccactagagtctgtctcctgcagtgagtcagtccccatagagctctatgttaaaatgtctaactttacagctgcagttcctccagtgtccactagagtctgtctcctgcagtgagtcagtccccatagagctctatgttaaaataaacatgtttacatcctggtatgAAAACAGTTTGAGTCTCTAgatctcatttctctcttcaactgtacgggctgaatgtttatacaactcacctgtttacattatattaaggctcaatgggatgtagaattagggggcgtggcctttAATagaactcacctgtttacattatattaaagctcaaagggatgtagaattacagaagaaaaacaaatatatgtaGACAGTGATTAATATACCTGGGCAGCCCGCTGCAGAATGTTAAACTGTGATGTGATTGGAGTATCAGTCACACTACATTTATACCTGTTTGAGGTAGAAGTCTTAGACCCCAGGTATCAGTATGCTTTTAATAAACTGCAGCCAAACTTCTACACACTAAATTGCACCAAAACATTGTCAACATTGGAGTTTGTGTTACAGGTGTGTTCGTGTAGCCGATGCAATGATGCATTTATTCGTCTCGTGCGCACCTGACCGATGAAACAGGTGATTCcatcgatcattaaaataacagagatcaTTATTCATGTATGACAACTTCATACTCATTAAAAGTGTTCATGATCTCATCGTTCAGGGTAAACTGAAGGCAGGAAGATCCGTTTTACAATAAAAGCTTCAGCGCCACACCAGGGGCTTTTATTTCGGAGGTGTGTCAGTCAGACCGGATGTTGAGGTAACAGAGAGTGCTAACAGCTAACGGCTAGTTAACTGTGTTACACTCGGTGACTGTGgtcactccctccctctctctctctccctctctctctctctgtctctctctctctctctctcacctgcagCTCACCTGAGGACGCTTCTGGAAGCTGCTCGTGCACGCGCTCTGTCTCCATGGCTACGGAAGACTTCTATGAGGTATGTGAGCTAATGCTAACACGCTAACGTTAGCTGACCGCAAAGTTGAGTGAAGTTTGTAAAGTTTGTACCTGAGCAGGTGTAGAGCAGCAGACAGGTGGAGCAGACTGGACAGGTATCAGCTGGTTAACTCACTTAGTTAAAGAGCGGGAGAGTGAAAAACTACAGTTAGCTTCTGTGACTAGCCTGCAGAGTTAGCCTGTTAGCTCAGTGTTAGCTCAGTGTTAGCTCAGTGTTAGCTCATAAACTGGACTATTAAACTTATAAACACTTTAAGAAAAAGTATTAAACTTTATGtttaatgattaaaaacagtatttattaatgaacatgttttatcctgttactttaaataagtctgtagagtgtgtactgtagggtgtgtgtactgtagggtgtgtactgtagagtgtgtactgtagagtgtgtactgtagggtgtgtactgtagagtgtgtactgtagagtgtgtactgtagggtGTGTGTACTatagagtgtgtactgtagagtgtgtactgtagggtgtgtactgtagagtgtgtactgtagtgtgtgtactgtagggtGTGTGTACTatagagtgtgtactgtagagtgtgtactgtagagtgtgtactgtagtgtgtgtactgtagggtgtgtgtactgtagagtgtgtactgtagtgtgtgtactgtagggtGTGTGTACTatagagtgtgtactgtagagtgtgtactgtagggtgtgtactgtagagtgtgtactgtagagtgtgtactgtagggtgtgtactgtagagtgtgtactgtagagtgtgtactgtagtgtgtgtactgtagggtgtgtgtactgtagagtgtgtactgtagagtgtgtactgtagagtgtgtactgtagggtgtgtactgtagggtgtgtactgtagagtgtgtactgtagagtgtgtactgtagtgtgtgtactgtagggtgtgtgtactgtagagtgtgtactgtagtgtgtactgtagagtgtgtgtactgtagagtgtactgtagagtgtgtactgtagagtgtgtactgtagagtgtgtgtactgtagtgtgtactgtagtgtgtgtactgtagagtgtgtactgtagagtgtactgtagtgtgtactgtagggtgtactgtagagtgtgtactgtagagtgtgtgtactgtagtgtgtactgtagtgtgtgtactgtagagtgtgtactgtagagtgtgtactgtagagtgtgtactgtagggtgtactgtagtgtgtactgtagagtgtgtactgtagagtgtactgtagagtgtgtactgtagagtgtgtactgtagagtgtgtgtactgtagtgtgtactgtagtgtgtgtactgtagagtgtgtactgtagagtgtactgtagtgtgtactgtagggtgtactgtagagtgtgtactgtagagtgtgtgtactgtagtgtgtactgtagtgtgtgtactgtagagtgtgtactgtagagtgtgtgtactgtagagtgtactgtagagtgtgtactgtagagtgtgtactgtagagtgtgtgtactgtagagtgtgtgtactgtagagtgtgtactgtagagtgtactgtagtgtgtactgtagggtgtactgtagtgtgtactgtagagtgtgtgtactgtagagtgtactgtagagtgtactgtagggtgtactgtagtgtgtactgtagagtgtgtgtactgtagagtgtgtactgtagagtgtgtactgtagagtgtactGTAGGGTGTACTGTAgggtgtactgtagtgtgtactgtagagtgtgtgtactgtagagtgtactgtagtgtgtactgtagggtgtactgtagtgtgtactgtagggtgtgtgtactgtagtgtgtactgtagagtgtgtgtactgtagagtgtgtactgtagagtgtactgtagtgtgtactgtagggtgtactgtagtgtgtactgtagggtgtgtgtactgtagagtgtactgtagtgtgtgtactgtagtgtgtgtactgtagagtgtactgtagtgtgtgtactgtagtgtgtgtactgtagagtgtgtgtactgtagagtgtactgtagtgtgtgtactgtagtgtgtgtactgtagtgtgtgtactgtagagtgtgtgtactgtagagtgtgtgtactgtagagtgtgtactgtagagtgtactgtagtgtgtgtactgtagtgtgtgtactgtagagtgtgtactgtagggtgtactgtagagtgtactgtagtgtgtactgtagggtgtactgtagtgtgtactgtagggtgtgtgtactgtagagtgtactgtagtgtgtgtactgtagagtgtactgtagagtgtactgtagtgtgtgtactgtagtgtgtgtactgtagagtgtgtactgtagagtgtactgtagtgtgtactgtagggTGTACTGTAgggtgtgtgtactgtagagtgtactgtagtgtgtgtactgtagtgtgtgtactgtagtgtgtgtactgtagtgtgtgtactgtagagtgtgtgtactgtagggtgtgtgtactgtagagtgtactgtagtgtgtgtactgtagtgtgtgtactgtagtgtgtgtactgtagagtgtgtgtactgtagagtgtgtgtactgtagagtgtgtactgtagagtgtactgtagtgtgtgtactgtagagtgtactgtagtgtgtgtactgtagtgtgtgtactgtagtgtgtgtactgtagtgtgtgtactgtagagtgtgtgtactgtagagtgtgtgtactgtagagtgtgtactgtagagtgtactgtagtgtgtgtactgtagtgtgtgtactgtagagtgtgtactgtagggtgtactgtagagtgtactgtagtgtgtactgtagggtgtactgtagtgtgtactgtagggtgtgtgtactgtagagtgtactgtagtgtgtgtactgtagtgtgtgtactgtagagtgtgtactgtagtgtgtactgtagggtgtactgtagtgtgtactgtagggtgtgtgtactgtagagtgtactgtagtgtgtgtactgtagtgtgtgtactgtagtgtgtgtactgtagtgtgtgtactgtagagtgtgtgtactgtagggtgtgtgtactgtagtgtgtgtactgtagtgtgtgtactgtagtgtgtgtactgtagagtgtgtgtactgtagagtgtgtgtactgtagagtgtgtactgtagagtgtactgtagtgtgtgtactgtagtgtgtgtactgtagagtgtgtgtactgtagagtgtgtactgtagggtgtactgtagagtgtgtactgtagagtgtactgtagtgtgtactgtagggtgtactgtagtgtgtactgtagggtgtgtgtactgtagagtgtactgtagtgtgtgtactgtagtgtgtactgtagggtgtactgtagtgtgtgtactgtagagtgtactgtagagtgtactgtagtgtgtgtactgtagagtgtactgtagtgtgtgtactgtagagtgtactgtagtgtgtgtactgtagagtgtgtgctgtagagtgtgtactgtagagtgtgtactgtagagtgtactgtagtgtgtgtactgtagagtgtgtactgtagggtgtgtgtactgtagagtgtactgtagtgtgtgtactgtagtgtgtactgtagagtgtgtactgtagagtgtactgtagtgtgtgtactgtagagtgtactgtagtgtgtgtactgtagagtgtactgtagagtgtactgtagtgtgtgtactgtagagtgtgtactgtagagtgtgtactgtagtgtgtactgtagagtgtgtactgtagagtgtactgtagagtgtgtactgtagagtgtgtactgtagagtgtgtactgtagtgtgtactgtagtgtgtactgtagagtgtactgtagtgtgtgtactgtagagtgtgtactgtagagtttgtactgtagtgtgtactgtagtgtgtactgtagagtgtgtactgtagagtgtgtactgtagagagTGTACTGTAgggtgtgtactgtagagtgtgtactgtagagtgtgtactgtagtgtgtgtattgtagagtgtgtactgtagagtgtgtgtactgtagagtgtgtactgtagagtgtgtactgtagagtgtgtgtactgtagagtgtgtactgtagagtgtgtactgtagagtgtgtactgtagtgtgtactgtagagtgtgtgtactgtagagtgtgtactgtagagtgtgtgtactgtagagtgtgtgtactgtagagtgtgtactgtagagtgtgtactgtagtgtgtactgtagagtgtactgtagagtgtgtactgtagagtgtgtactgtagtgtgtactgtagagtgtactgtagagtgtactGTAGGGTGTGTACTGTAGGGTGTGTACTGTAgggtgtgtactgtagagtgtgtactgtagggtgtactgtagagtgtgtactgtagagtgtactgtagagtgtgtactgtagagtgtgtactgtagtgtgtactgtgtagtgtgtactgtagagtgtgtactgtagtgtgtactgtagagtgtgtactgtagagtgtgtactgtagtgtgtactgtgtagtgtgtactgtagagtgtgtactgtagagtgtgtactgtagagtgtgtactgtagtgtgtactgtagagtgtgtactgtagagtgtgtactgtagagtgtgtactgtagagtgtgtactgtagtgtgtactgtagagtgtgtactaACCACACTGTGCTGCAGGTGGAGAGGATCGTGGATCAGAGGAGGAGTAAGAAGGGCAGGGTGGAGTACCTGGTCAGGTGGAGAGGGTACGGGTCAGACGGGGACACCTGGGAGCCTGAGACTCACCTGTCCACCTGTATGATCTACGTCCACGACTTTAACCGGCAGCAGGCCGAACGGCAGAGAGACGCCACCTTACTGCGCTCCACCCGCAGCTCGCCCAGCCTGCGCTTCAGCCCCGCCCACAGGCCGCTCTGCAGGCCGTTGCTGGCAGCTCGCAGTGACCTCAGCGGGGCTTTAATGGGAGGCTGTAAACTAGGTGTGGCTCTGTTGCCCTCACCTGGCCTCACCCACTCTGCCTCCATCTGCTCCCCTCAACCCCTTCAGGCCGGCAGGTTGTGTGGCAGTGTGATGTCAGCGCCTCCTGCTGGCTCCGCCCGCCGCAGCCTGGACCTTTCCAAGACCGGCATCAAGATCCTGGTTCCCAAGAGTCCAATGAACAGCCGGCTGGACTCGGAGGAGTCGCCCAGCGAGGCGGCTCACAGCCTGGATGCCAGTGCTCATGACGCCCACCTGGTCCCACCTGAGGTGGCGCTGCTGGAGAAACCTGCAGGTGTTCACCTGGGGCCCGGACAGGAGAGGGCCCGCATGGGGACCCGGCCCCGCAGCTTGAATCCCCCACCACCCCCACGGGTCCCCGCCACACCTGCCGCCATTCGCTCCCTCGGTGGCACAGGTAAGGTCACACATCACCATGGCGACACTAACACCTGAGCACCTGTCCAATCAGAGAAACAGTCAGTCAGGATCATCCATTTCACCTCTGATTCTTCTTTCTCTCAGGGTCGCTCTCCGACTCGAGGCCGCTCGGACTCGATCATCTGCTCAGATGATCTCGTAGTGTGAGCGCTACAAACATCTTAACGTCCTCGATCTGCCCGCCGATcgtcggggacgttaagatttatttcattaatatttcgaatttaaaatcttgatgtTTACGTCCTGAACgcgtccggcagaagttgtgtgtgactacgaTATAATCACCAGAGAcgagggaggactgtagtcatggcgaccagcagcaggacacaacagtacagatcatcagtgcagcactttatATCTACGATGTTATCAACTTTCCTCtctcctacaacaacttccacttccttatCTTTCACCAACCGTCGTCCGTTTgcgttttcaaatgaaactttttttaaatttttttaatttacatttttattcagagcaaaattgaaacatgttttgcagCTAGTCAAAGATACAAACGTTTTTCAGAAAGTAGAGAGATTTAATAAAACAGGCATAAGACACAGTTGTCTAAACATTCTTGAGGTGGTAATAgagacaaataaacattttgtaaaagaaaattcaaAGCTTGGCAAAGCcattagggttagggtaatATTCCGGGATGGGTAAGCGATTAGGATTGTTGTCGTATATAAATACATGTACATGACCCTGCTCTCATACAAACCCACGCACCCAGTCAGGCAAAGTGATCAGTCAGTGAAAGAAAGTAAATAAGTTTAAAGTAAATATACTCTCACAAAAACGTATACCCAAGTTTACGGTCATAAATCTTCACATACTGAGAAAtgctcaaaacaaaacaaaacacaaaattgaGAAACTTGTAGAAGTGATCAGATGAATTAAAagtcttagtgtgtgtgtgtgtgtgtgtgtgtgtgtgtgtgtgtgagctgacaCGCCACCCCGTCTTTTATACAATCAGGGGATGAATCACACGACTCACAATAAGATCTTCATTTAGAGTAAGAAGTAACAGACACACTGAGGGACGTCGTCATGGTAACTGAAGCTGAAGAGTCACCTGTACGAACCAATCAGATCTCTGCCCTCTGTTCTGTCTGTCAGGTAACTCCCCGCTGATGGAGGCTGCCAACGGGATGTCATGTGTGCAGAGTGTCGTTACCGGGGCGACCAGTGCAACAGGGAAACGGCGTCTGGAGGAGCGCTCAGCTTTCGACAAACGCCTGAGGTTCAGCGTGCGACAAACGGAGAGCGCGTACCGTTACCGCGACATCGTGGTGAAGAAACAAGACGGCTTCACTCACATCCTGCTGTCCACCAAGAGCTCGGAGAACAACACGCTCAACCCTGAGgtgaggccacgccccctccaccttttctgtGCCTGGATTAGACTAGGATGGAGGAGGCTTCAGGTTTCATATGGCTCTCTTGCACAGGTGATGAAGGAGATCCAGAGCGCCATGGCGACCGCAGCATCAGACGACAGTAAGGTGGTGTTACTGGGCGCCGTCGGCAGCGTCTTCTGCTGTGGCCTTGACTTCCTGTATTTCATCAGACGCCTGACAGACGACAGGAAGAAGGAGAGCATCAAAATGGCTGAAACAATCAGGtaagggtcagaggtcaggagaggaagtgatgtcatcactgGACCTTTGTTGACCGCTCACCTCTCCACAGGACCTTCATCAACACCTTCATCCAGTTCAGGAAGCCCATCGTGGCGGCGGTGAACGGGCCTGCGATCGGCCTCGGTGCCGCcctcctgcctctgtgtgacGTGGTGTGGGCCAATGAGAAAGCCTGGTTCCAGACGCCGTACACCTCGTACGGCCAGACGCCCGACGCGTGCTCCTCCTTCACCTTCCCTCGCATCATGGGCCCCGCCTCGGTCAGTCACATGGTCATTGACCCGCTTACAAAGTTCTGTTCTGTTCCATTTCTGTTCTGGTCCAGTTACAAAGTTCTGTTCTGGTCCAGTTACAAAGTTCTGTTCTGCTCTGGTCCAGTTACAAAGTTCTGTTCTGCTCTGGTCCAGTTACAAAGTTCTGTTCTGTTCCAGTTACAAAGTTCTGTTCTTCTCTGGTCCAGTTACAAAGTTCTGTTCTGGTCCAGTTACAAAGTTCTGTTCTGCTCTGGTCCAGTTACAAAGTTCTGTTCTGTTCCAGTTACAAAGTTCTGTTCTGGTCCAGTTACAAAGTTCTGTTCTGCTCTGGTCCAGTTACAAAGTTCTGTTCTGGTCCAGTTACAAAGTTCTGTTCTGTTCCAGTTACAAAGTTCTGTTCTGGTCCAGTTACAAAGTTCTGCTCTGGTCCAGTTCTGCTCTTGTCCAGTTACAAAGTTCTGTTCTGTTCCAGTTCTGCTCTTGTCCAGTTACAAAGTTCTGTTCTGGTCCAGTTACAAAGTTCTGTTCTGGTCCAGTTCTGCTCTGGTCCAGTTACAAAGTTCTGCTCTGGTCCAGTTACAAAGTTCTGTTCTGGTCCAGTAACAAAGTTCTGTTGTGTTCCAGGCTAACGAGCTGCTGCTCAGTGGCAGGAAGTTGACGGCTCAGGAGGCGTGTTCTAAAGGTTTGGTGTCTCAGGTTCTTTGGCCGGGAACCTTTAACCAGGAAGTGATGCTACGAATCAAAGAGCTGGTGACTGTTGACCTGCTGGtaagtacagtgtgtgtgtgttctatgaTATATGGATCTATGTGttgtgatctgtgtgtgtgttctatgaTATGTGGAtctatgtgttgtgtttgtgatcagtgtgtgtgtgttctatgaTATGTGGATCTATGTGTGGTGTGTTTATCagtgatcagtgtgtgtgtgttctatgaTATGTGGAtctatgtgttgtgtttgtgatcagtgtgtgtgtgttctatgaTATGTGGATCTATGTGTTGCTGTGACTCCATCAGGTGGTTCATGGGTCTGGGAACTGGCCCAGTGGTTTGGACAGTTTCTGTGGACTCTGGGTTTGAGTCCCAGACTTCAGTTCTGTTTGTCAGTGGACTGTGGGTCTGTGGGTCTGTGGGTTCCTCTGAGGTTCTTGACGTTCTGCTCTGGTCCTGACTGTGGGTCTGTGGGTCTGTGGGTTCCTCTGAGGTTCTTGACGTTCTGCTCTGGTCCTGACTGTGGGTCTGTGGGTCTGTGGGTTCCTCTGAGGTTCTTGATGTTCTGCTCTGGTCCTGACTGTGGGTCTGTGGGTTCCTCTGAGGTTCTTGATGTTCTGCTCTGGTCCTGACTGTGGGTCTGTGGGTTCCTCTGAGGTTCTTGACGTTCTGCTCTGGTCCTGACTGTGGGTCTGTGGGTCTGTGGGTTCCTCTGAGGTTCTTGATGTTCTGCTCTGGTCCTGACTGTGGGTCTGTGGGTTCCTCTGAGGTTCTTGATGTTCTGCTCTGGTCCTGACTGTGGGTCTGTGGGTCTGTGGGTTCCTCTGAGGTTCTTGATGTTCTGCTCTGGTCCTGACTGTGGGTCTGTGGGTCTGTGGGTTCCTCTGAGGTTCTTGACGTTCTGCTCTGGTCCTGACTGTGGGTCTGTGGGTCTGTGGGTTCCTCTGAGGTTCTT from the Labrus bergylta chromosome 4, fLabBer1.1, whole genome shotgun sequence genome contains:
- the cdyl gene encoding chromodomain Y-like protein isoform X2, yielding MATEDFYEVERIVDQRRSKKGRVEYLVRWRGYGSDGDTWEPETHLSTCMIYVHDFNRQQAERQRDATLLRSTRSSPSLRFSPAHRPLCRPLLAARSDLSGALMGGCKLGVALLPSPGLTHSASICSPQPLQAGRLCGSVMSAPPAGSARRSLDLSKTGIKILVPKSPMNSRLDSEESPSEAAHSLDASAHDAHLVPPEVALLEKPAGVHLGPGQERARMGTRPRSLNPPPPPRVPATPAAIRSLGGTGNSPLMEAANGMSCVQSVVTGATSATGKRRLEERSAFDKRLRFSVRQTESAYRYRDIVVKKQDGFTHILLSTKSSENNTLNPEVMKEIQSAMATAASDDSKVVLLGAVGSVFCCGLDFLYFIRRLTDDRKKESIKMAETIRTFINTFIQFRKPIVAAVNGPAIGLGAALLPLCDVVWANEKAWFQTPYTSYGQTPDACSSFTFPRIMGPASANELLLSGRKLTAQEACSKGLVSQVLWPGTFNQEVMLRIKELVTVDLLTSH
- the cdyl gene encoding chromodomain Y-like protein isoform X1 encodes the protein MATEDFYEVERIVDQRRSKKGRVEYLVRWRGYGSDGDTWEPETHLSTCMIYVHDFNRQQAERQRDATLLRSTRSSPSLRFSPAHRPLCRPLLAARSDLSGALMGGCKLGVALLPSPGLTHSASICSPQPLQAGRLCGSVMSAPPAGSARRSLDLSKTGIKILVPKSPMNSRLDSEESPSEAAHSLDASAHDAHLVPPEVALLEKPAGVHLGPGQERARMGTRPRSLNPPPPPRVPATPAAIRSLGGTGNSPLMEAANGMSCVQSVVTGATSATGKRRLEERSAFDKRLRFSVRQTESAYRYRDIVVKKQDGFTHILLSTKSSENNTLNPEVMKEIQSAMATAASDDSKVVLLGAVGSVFCCGLDFLYFIRRLTDDRKKESIKMAETIRTFINTFIQFRKPIVAAVNGPAIGLGAALLPLCDVVWANEKAWFQTPYTSYGQTPDACSSFTFPRIMGPASANELLLSGRKLTAQEACSKGLVSQVLWPGTFNQEVMLRIKELVTVDLLVLRESKALMRNSSRSALEQTNERECEALKRVWGSSQGTDAILQYLQRTTELC